The nucleotide window CCTCCCTGCTGGCCGctacctcagcctcctccagcctccctgctGGCCGctacctcagcctcctccagcaaAGCGTTCCTCTCAGGCCAAACAAAGCCTGGGGAGTTATCTCTGCATTGCTGCTTCTCCTCGGGCATGTAACAGCTGGTCACGCTGTCATACGACATGacaagatctctctctctgatgtgcACACATCACCGAGGCTCTCCCTCCCGCTCGCCCCTCTGGGACTGGACATGTCCTCTTAGGGATCTCCTAAAAGGGATCTGTCCTCTTAGGGATCTCCTAAAAGGGATCTGTCCTCAAGGTTAacccttgtaaaaaaaaaatgatggtCGGATTCATTTCCCTAGGTtgcattttttttatccaaGCGCCTTTGTTTTCGGCTACTTTCGGCACATTCTTCCCGCCATTTGAGAAAACTAAACTTCACAACTATTACCCCAGTTTACAGTATTAGTCTAGTATTGGGCTAATTGTTCACAGTCTCTGGCTCCAGTTACTGATAAAGCTCTCTTAGGAATTGGTGAAAGGTCTGCCCTACGATGCTGAGTATAAGATAGACCCAGTGGTGTACCGGGATAAGCCTGATGGTGATCTGTCCATGTGGGGCAAGCCACTCACACAACACTATCTCTAACTGCCATCGGCATGGCAACAAAGAGGTGCTgataggaagaaaaaaagatcaTTCATATGTTGGCGGGCCAACTGTGGGTGGTGGCTAGGAATTATTTTGGAGTATGAGGCCAATTATGGGTGCAATCGCAGGGCGTGTGGCAATGTGGAAGACGTCCAGATAGTTCAGATGGAATTTGGTGATTGTCCCTTAAAAACCTCATTCCCCTTTTGGTACAAGTGATAGCTATCAGTCAGCACCCTTGAGAACATGCAGCTATTCATTAAAGATGGTATCAGCAGGTAAGAGGCATTCAAGAGTCAGTCACCAAAGAGATATCAATGGACACCATCTCTGGTCTGCCTTTGCCTTCTGAGAAACTTCAGTCAAGGTATTGAATGCTAGCTGCTGTTATTTAACCAGCCGGAAAAACAACTCAGGCTTCGTACTCCTCGGCAAACTCCAAAAATCCTTCCCAATGAGAGATAAAACAGAGCAATCTTATTTACTTGTTTCTTTTGTCTTCCCTCGACATAGAAATACTCTGTGAAGTTTTATTTTATGCCATCGTTAAAAGGAACAGCCCATGTTGGCCGGTGCCAACCCTTAGGGCATCTTTGACTTGACAAAGTCAGCGTCTTGGCACGGAAACGCAGAGTTTTCCGAGATCGGGAGTAATGACGTCATACGTGAAAGCCAGAAGTAGGCATTCattggagagtggaggagggaggttgaaCTGGATGGCTCTACatactgcccccccctctctctctctctctctctctctctctctctctctgtctctctctatctctctctctttcaatctgaAATGGAAAAAGTCTCAGAGTACAAAGGGGCTCCCTTCCTGCCTTTACTGACACGGTCGTGGTAGCTGTACGAAGAATCACAAACTGTGGAATTTATCACGTTTAACTCAACATCCTCAAAAAGTAAAAGCTGACTTTTTGTCCTGTTTAGAACCATaacctgttgtttttatttttatgagtCTGTAAGTAATATTTTTTTAGACGTTAAGTATAGGTAGGCAATTCAGTCATTTTTGGTGACAGGTTAATCCTTCATTGTTGATACCTGATGCCCACACGTTGCAACAGAAAAGTGATGTTGCCTGTTCAGTGTAATTAGTCAGTAAGGCATTTGATACAGGGCGTGAAGTACTGATACATCTACAGACTCATCTTCTGAGATATAATTCCAGAGTTCTAACAGTAAGGGAGCAGTCAGGCGTTGAGACAGATCCACTTACCATTTAGTCACGCACTCGTCCATCACCACAAGCCCATATATCAACTCTGCAAACAAAAATCACTCCGCCTTTAATCAAATTACAGAAATGTATATCACTGACGACTGTGGTGTTGGTGAGGATTTGTCATTGACATGAACAGCAGCCACACTTAAACATGAACACACGcaggcaaccacacacacatttgtgcaCCTCTCCCACAGTTCCTAAAATGTTGAGTTCTATATCGTCTTATTCCTTTGCTTTTATTTTGGACATCAAAAGACACAGTCCTGACCGCTCATTTGGGATGACGGCCATCATCCGTGTTTATTTGCTCTCCTCTTACATGtctggaggaagggaagagcgGACCGCGAGAGCCGACTTTGAACGTTGGACGTATCCTGAATGGGAGGTGGACAGCACTTCCTCTATAACACTGACACTTACCTTTTGTTGAGGACAGAAAATGAATGAGGTAACTGGAGCTTAGCCATGGTCACATAGGAAGGCCAGGGCTGGGGGGATGCTTGTTGCATTTCCCATGAAGAACCTCATTTGCATCCGGATGTGTTTGTCTGGAGGTGCTTGAGCCCAGAGCACTTCGAAGATGTACAAAATTGTTTTAAGTGAGACCAAACTTTGTTCaagatgctaatgctaatgccTCATTCACGTTCATATTTTGTTAAAAGTGAAAGTAAAGGCTGCAATGGATTCCATTTCCCGTTTCTGTACTacatgtttgttgagttaaaataTAATTGAGCTGGAAATTACATGATCCTTTTATGCTTTTTCTTGATTCAGTTGGCTATAACTAAATCCTGGCCTATGAATGGGTATTTAGAATAGCgtgtgtaaggctgggtgtcctcTATGGAGCGGGCCTGTGTGGTTTCATGCTCTGCCTACAGTCTTACTCATGGCGCCTTCATTCTGTGCTTGTGAGAGTGAGAATTTTAGACCATGCGTCTTTGAATGGAGGCGTACACTGTGCAATAATACATGTTTGACATTGCGGAGATTAATGTGTGCCGGCCCTGGGGCGTGGAGAAAAAACGATAATTGTTGAAGTCAAAACAAATCCTTTACAACCTTATGTACAAGTACAGCATAGTAATTGATATGtcggcaaaaaaacaaaacagatcaTGTCGTTTAACAAGGTCATCAATCATTATCTGACATTTGAAATGTATTATCTGGCTTCTCTTTGTGATGCTTTTAGGTGGCggtatgtatgcatgcatgcatctgtgtgtgtgtgggtatgtatttctctctcttagtTCCTGCATGTGTGCCAGGAACAATCTGCAATGGTTATAAGGAATAACATATGATGACACTTTCAGAAACATTaatatttgacatttaattgaaTGCAAAAAAGTCAATATTGACACTCATAAATACAAAAAATGACGTATCCAGTGCGGGACAagtgaacagacagacaggcctcagAAGTCACACAAGTTTGAAGCCCTGCAAATGAAAGCAGCAGACTCACTTTAACAAAGAGTAGATAATGGGAATGAGAGGGTGGGTTTTATAAACTTCCTCAATGACTCAAGACCCTCACTGAGACTATTGTAAACAATGGCCCGGTCCTTCGTCTCAGGGCAAGTGTTTGTTCTGTCAAACCTTAGCTCAGGAAGGCTCAGACTTGCCCACAGTAATGACATACCTCCATTCAACAGAGACTATTTGCTTGTGGATCACCTTACAATTCTCATTACCTGTTGGAGGCTACTGGACTTGCCTCTGCAAACAAACGGTCAGGCTTTGAATTGTGAGAACATATCGAATGTGTCCAGACTAGAGATACCTGGGAACTGGTAGAGCACATGACACAGATACttaaatacactcacacacaaatacacacactcttgcaaATCCACTACAAAGTGAATGCAAAAAATGTGGGGTTCATCTTATGGTGTATTAAGACTGGCAAGCTTGAGGTTATTTACTTTTTGTAGATTTTCAGTGAAATAAGACTTATTCACCTAGTCACCTTGTCCAGAAATGTTGTGGGCCCCGGAAATGGATTCTGATGagctgaaccctaaccctaaccctaatgtgGTTCTGAGGTAGAGTTTCTACAACTGAAATTGGTGCCTGGAAATATTCATGACCAAATGTAAACTGGTCCTTTTTGTGTCACAGTCATTATCTCTGGCAAAGAACACATTGAATTTAGCCTGTGAGTACTCATTCTAATGGAACATTGAGGTTTGCTGTTGGACTGGCAGGTAGCCACCACTCAGTGAAGCCATAGTTCTGGTCATTTTTACAGGAAGCCCTTAACATAACTGTGTTTTCTTGTGTATTTTCATAAGGTTTTCATGATAAGTATTTTAGTCCTGTTGTCGATATAAATAATTCGAAGCTGGGCTTCATTCTTTTGCCAAGACCAACTCTATGACCTTCCCTAAATGGAATGGCCCGTTTAGGAATGAGCAGTCCAAATTCAATGCTGAGTATATATCAGTATTAGAAACATtttaacatatttacatttagattAGGCCTATGTATTAATTTTTTAGTTTTGGTTTTTATTCAGGAAATCATGAAAGACGATGAAGTAATAAAATCAtacaatataaattattttatttgtatcaCTTACAGGTCACATTGACAAGGTGAAATGGGTTAGTTGTATTTGTCACAAATAAATGAACTGACATTTTTGTCAGTGTTCTTTTGATTGATTGTTTTCTCACATAGGCTTACGGGATTCTTGCAAGAAAATAGCCTATTTATAGTCAACAGTGTATTTAAATAAGAAATCATTAGAGAATTCTAGTATCTAATGTTGATGCATTAGCTCATAAAGAGGCTTTTTGTTCATcactgtgtgatgtgtaaccgcAATTGTGCAGCCCTGTTTGATTTGGATTGATCAGCTACCAACGTTTGAACGCCGCGTCTTGTTGATATTTGGATTAATAGGTGTTTCACGTAGCATATGTCTTAAATAGTCTGTCAGTATAATCCCCTTGTGATCCCCTTTACAATGATCTCGAACCCCAGTGAGATATGGCGCTCTATTTTTATCTGGATTCCTGACACCTTGCAAAAGACGGGTATGATAATCTCCAGAGGCGCCGAAATGTATAGCGTATTTAACACCAGTAACATCTTGGTTAACACCAAGAGTTGTAGGCTTCTGCATGTAGCCTATTTCTATTTGCTAAGTAATTATACAGCCTACTACAACACATGAATCTTAGAAAATAAAAAGTATAAGCATCATTTGATAGCCTACACACATTAGTCAAATCAACTATTCCTTTCTTCTTGCGGGGCTCCGTATCCTGAACATTCACATGGTCCACATGCATAAACGTTACTGTGAGAAGATTGAAAGAGACCGTCCGTTTTAAATGCCTTTATTTAGCAcagttataaaaaatatatatatataattacagCTTTGGCAAATATCATTTACAAAATTACAAATAGCTTGCGGCAATTTTTCACATTTTGAACTTCCCTTTCATGACATACCTAATTGGGGGGGAAAGTTCATTTGTTGGCCTAGCGACATATTGTCACCattatataattaaatataggATGAGGCTTGATTGAATGGAAACATAGTATAACATAGTAGCCTAAGTAGCAATACCGCGGCATCGGTTGCAGGTAGAGTAGCATCGAAATAGGCTACCtaattgtttgttagttagaaCACTATCTGGTCTATGGGCAAATGCGATACATGCAATGTAGGCTATAACGCTGTaagaaattaaaataaaaaacctGTAGCCTATGTCACTTACGGTGTAACTCTTCACAAATTGACCTTGATTGGgcagcatgtaggcctatattaagGCCTAGAATGGCCTTTTTTCATTGGGTCCTGACGGTCCATTCGTCGGTTTATGACGCTGAGGTCGGTAGAGACAATGCGTGCACGCCACTTAACAGCTCTTGTTGGTGTTTACTCAGTGGGCTGGGAGGTTTTCTATCtcctgcaacaacaacaaaaaacacgtacaaaattaatttaaaaaagactaaatgtaatcATTACCATTGCGTCTCCCTGCCTaaacaaataggctacattaagCTATAGGCCTATCAGAATAAACAGCAAAGGTCTGTTTTCTATTATCATAAACACAATAACACAATTGTCAACATAGGGAACGGCTCATTTAGCTGAAATTATTTCTAGGTTGAGGCCTGCTGTGCAATGTTTAAATCGTGGAATTAGTTTCTCGATGACTGACGGTCCAATAAATGAGCATTATTGTAAGTAGGCTAATCAGAAAAATAAAAGTCTGAAACATACAATAGAAAATAGAAAATAGAATATGTGAACGTGTGCAAAGATTCACGTAGGCATATAGCCTATGTAATATTTAATTCAAATAAAATTGAGGGTGTAATTATTCCCATCAGGAGTTTTCGAGACGACAAATAGGCTATATTTTAATTGGAAATTGCTTATTACGACTTTGGTTTAGAGCAATCAAACAAGCTTGTGAAATAGATTCAGTTTGATTCATATTTGCCTCCTATTCCATGGAAGTCGAATGAAGCCACATGACTTCAATTCTAGAATAGAGCAGTGCCTACCATCTCTTGACGAATGTTTGAAGGACATCGCTGTGTGAAGCTCTCCACCTTGCATCGCTACTGCATTGTTGGGATGAGTCAGGCCTGCGCTCTGGGACTGCCAGTGATGTCCCGCTGTCATGTAGTTACCCGCTGGCCCACCATACATCCCGTATTGGTTTGGTGGAGAATATGCACAAGCTGGAACATAACTAGATATGTTTGATGAAGGCTACCTCGAAAAGAAAAAAGCACAAACACAAGGGAAAAAACGGTTAATTTTTGCGCACGGAATTATCTAATCTTGCAATGACTGAAACGTTTCAGAAAACTGATTCGAATTCATTGTTTTTCTAATTGATTTAGATTAAACAAGCTAGACAATTTAGACCACATGTCAGTTATATCAGCTGGACTATAATACATTCGGCTGGAAACGTTTTAACATAGGGCCTATGCTACATTTCTAGCCCACGTGTGCTTAAAAATAAGGTATACGATGCACGAATAGGGCTATGTAACAAACATTGGCCTATGATGGGTTAATCATAGTCATTTGAATTTACCTGTGAATACTTAATGTCTGTTTCCATGGATGATTTATCTATTCCGTTGACACCATGTGTAGAAAACGTTGCTCTGTTCACGCTAGCCCAATCCTCCATTTTTGTTGTGTACCCTTCTGATCCAGCGATTGCTGAAAAATAGTTTTCAAAACGATTCATTCGATTAGATACCCAGTTTATTCAGGATGAAACATTATTTCAATAAAGCAAAAGCAACAATGCGTTTGAGGCCATTGATATAGCCATATTGAGATTCAAAAGCCTTTTTGCTGTAACCCATTTTGGGTATGGTAACATTTATTATTAACAGATGTTTCTCATTTGTGAAAATTCAAAGGAACACTCATGGGGTAAACAAATTATAAATCTGTATTTATTCATCTGAATCATATCGAATATCAAAACCATTAACATTTAAACACAACTTTACATTTAATTAATGGTCTACGTTTAGGCCTAAATATAATGTATTGATTACATCATCACGAAAATGTTGACAATTAGGTCTATATAATAAAGAACAACAAAATAATGTGCTAGTTAGAAtaaaagtaggctacatttcCATACAACAGCCTTAATATAGGCTAATTTACGGTTTGCATAATGTTAAGGTAACCTTTTGGATTATTTGATATCAGTTACATAAATCTGCTTTCTCTGTACCTTAGGTTACTTGAGAGACGTTCTAGACCTAGATCTTTCTGAAACTATAGCCTATATCCTCACAACCCTTTCCAGGCAGCATGGGTGTGTAGTTGCTTGTAACCTGTGTGCATTTCAAGTTAATATGGAGCTACATGTTATGGCAACATTAGATGGAGACTGAAGGACTAACCTGTGGGGTCCATGAAGGCTCGAATGCCTAAAATGTTGCTGACCGTGTGCACCGAGGGCCAGGCCCGAGAGAGAACATGGCCCGCAGTAACGGGCACTCCGGGAGCACTGCCAATTTTAGTCCCGGTGGGTGACATGGCGCTTGGGTATGAGTAGGGGTACATGTGGTTATAGGCAAGCTGAGGAGGGGTTGATTTGCTGTTTTCGTATTGGCTCGGCTGGGAGAGATTTCCTATTTTGTTTCTAAGAATACGACTTATGGAACTAACAGAGGGGACGTTGTATTTGTCACAAACTGCATCAGCCAGAAGTCTGTCACGTATCTCCCAAGCAAATATTCCAGGGTCGCCTTGTTTGTAATCCCTTATGCTCTTCACCACATTGGGTGTAGTAACCCGAGGCTTACTCCCCCCGATAGCACCAGGTAAAATCGAACCTGTCTCGTTGTACCTTGCAAGAATCTTGCTCACACAGCCATGAGAAACACGAAGCTGTCTACTAATGTCACAGGGTCTTATTCCAAGTTGAGCCAACTCGACAATTCTGATCCGAATCGCATTGGGAAGTGGTCGACCGTTGACGAATACCCCGCCGAGCTGATTAACTTCTCCATAGGTTTGATCTGAAATAAATGAAACATTTTGACATTGACCATAGCGGTTAATAATAGTGAGATAAACTACTTAGCAAACAATGGGGTGTACAAGTCAAAAAACGAATGTTTCTGTCTGTAGACTATTTAAACTCAGTTTGAGGCTAACTGCAAAAGTTACTTTAAAACATGAATGTGGAGGAATATAGCCCATACTGGAATGATAAAAGCATCGCCTTAACTTTAACGAGTGTTTCTATTACGCAAATGATTTCGCGTGTCTATGCAAACTTATCAAACCATTCTCATTTCTTCAGCGAATGATACATGCATTTGTGTACTTACCCATTATTCTCGATTCGACCTGGATTCTTTAATTTGTTTTGAAATTATCCGAAATTACTGTATCTCCTCTGTGCATAAAATGGGGGAGACGTGTAGCTTTCTGCGTTGCGTTACCCCTTCAGTTTTGCATTTCTGGTAAAGTGATCTAGGACAGTGGGATTGGGCAAAGGGACTAAAATGATCTGTGTACTATAAGAGGAAATGTGTCCATCCCGTAGGCTAAAGCGTGCGTAGATTAATTTGACGCGTCCTCTACGTCAAGCGTGATGGCTGCGCAAAACGTTTCCCCTCTTCTCATTGGTCTCTGTGGTGTGTTTATGTTAGCGTATAGGCTGCTCCACAGAATCTATTCTTAAACGTCCTACAGGAGGGCCTTTGTCGCAGCGTGAATTTAGCTGCACTGCACACCTCTAACTTGGTAGTCTACTTGGAACACATAGATAGCCTAAACTTGCGCTTTGAAATAGGCTACTTTTGATTTTACGCGTGCGTCTGCCAGGCATTCCACGCCTTATCAATTGTCACTGCAAATTTCTTCCAAGAAAGTTTGCAATTTGTGCCATTCTCTGTCCCAATCGACCACCAAGCTCTATTAGATATttaagaataaaaaataaaaaatggagcCCATGACTCGAAGTGGTGTGAAGGGATAATAAATGCAACTGTCAACCATCAGTCAATATTGTCCTGTTGGCCTATACGCATCGAATATGCATGCTCCTCTGTCAATACCCTAAATGTATTATGGCTGCTACTGTATAAGACTGATTTTGCAAACGTAAAGGAATCACAAAAATTCGACCACCG belongs to Osmerus eperlanus chromosome 8, fOsmEpe2.1, whole genome shotgun sequence and includes:
- the pax1b gene encoding paired box protein Pax-1; the protein is MDQTYGEVNQLGGVFVNGRPLPNAIRIRIVELAQLGIRPCDISRQLRVSHGCVSKILARYNETGSILPGAIGGSKPRVTTPNVVKSIRDYKQGDPGIFAWEIRDRLLADAVCDKYNVPSVSSISRILRNKIGNLSQPSQYENSKSTPPQLAYNHMYPYSYPSAMSPTGTKIGSAPGVPVTAGHVLSRAWPSVHTVSNILGIRAFMDPTAIAGSEGYTTKMEDWASVNRATFSTHGVNGIDKSSMETDIKYSQPSSNISSYVPACAYSPPNQYGMYGGPAGNYMTAGHHWQSQSAGLTHPNNAVAMQGGELHTAMSFKHSSRDGDRKPPSPLSKHQQELLSGVHALSLPTSAS